The Prochlorococcus marinus XMU1404 region CAAGTATTGTCATCCCAATTTAATGACTTATTATCAAGATTTTTAATCCATTCTTTTGGAGTAGTTTCAAAAGTATTGTTGTATGGAACTGATCTATTCCAAGGACATATATCTTGGCAAATATCGCATCCTGCAACCCACCCATTTAAATTTTTTTCTATCTTTTTTGGAATAGTTTTTTCCCTACTTTCTATGGTGTGATATGCAATACATAGGTCTGATTGTATTACAAAGGGTTCAACTATCGCTTTTGTAGGGCAATGTTCTATACATTTATCACATTTTCCGCAAAGTGATTGATGAGGTTTATCTGGTGATAGATCTTTAGTAAGGATCATAAAACCTAAAGTAAGCCAAGAACCATTTTTTTTAGATATTAAATTACTATTTTTACCTATCCAACCAAGCCCTGATTCTTCAGCCCATGCTTTTTCAAGAAGTGGCGAGGTGTCAATACATATTTTCCATTTGCAATTTGGAATTTCTTGGTTAATCCACTTGCCGATATTCTTTAACTTTTTGTAGATTACTTTATGGTAATCTTCTCCTTGACCAAATTTACCTATTTTGAAGCTTTCTTCTTTATTGTTGAGGGAATTAATATAAACAAAACCAACGCTTAGAACACTTTTTGCTCCTTCAAGCAGTGAGCCTATGTTTTTTCTTCTTTCTGCTTCCATCCATTTCATTTCTCCATGATAGTTATTAGATAACCATCTGTTTAAAGCATTAGTTCGTAATTTTAGGCGCGAACTACCTGGTATTGATGCAATTCCAGATATTGCAAAACCTTCACTAATTGCTTTTTCTTTTAACTTTTTACTTATTTCTATTTTGTCTTTAACAGTATTAATCATTTCTTTATTATGTACATTATTTAGTTTGAAAGTTATTTTTAAGTACAGAAACTAATAAATAATTTAAATTAATTAAAAAAAAATATAACCTAACTAAGTAAAAACAGTTAAATTATTAGTAAAGTTAGTATAGTTAGAAACGTTATTTTGGTTGAATCTAATCAAAATCAAGATACAAACCTAGGATCTAGGCTCCAACAGGATCTGAAAAATGATCTTATAGCTGGATTGTTGGTTGTAATTCCTTTAGCAACAACTATTTGGTTATCATCATTAGTTAGTAAATTCGTTTTAACATTAGTCACTTCTGTTCCTAAGCAATTAAATCCTTTTATTAATTTAAATCCTTTATTACAAGACTTAATAAATCTTGCCTTGGGTTTAACAGTTCCTTTATTAGCTATTTTGCTCATAGGTTTAATGGCGAGAAATTTCGTAGGAAGATGGTTATTAGAATTTGGGGAAGGAACCTTATCAAAAATCCCAGTAGCAGGTGCAGTTTACAAAACTCTTAAACAGTTACTCGAAACTTTCCTTAGTAATAAATCAAATAGATTTAGAAGAGTTGTTTTAGTTGAATATCCACGTGAAGGATTATATAGCGTAGGCTTTGTTACAGGCGATGTGGGCCCTTCTCTACAACCAGAATTGGAAGAAAAGTTGCTAAGTATTTTTATACCTACTGCACCTAATCCAACCACTGGTTGGTATACTTTGGTCCCTGAGTCTTCTGTTAAGGATTTGGATATTTCTGTTGAAGATGCTTTTAGAACTATAATCTCCGCTGGGATAGTTAATCCTGATGAAAAAAATAATACAACAAACCCAACATTTTCCAAATTATTTTCTCAATTACGTGCTTCCACGAATCCCTCTTCTTAATTTATGTATAGTAATAGATCTCTCTCTAGGGAATTGTCCTTAATTTCTTTGGGCTTGATAAAAGACAAAGGCAACTTTAAATTAAATAATTTTCAGATAGAAGAGATTGTTGAGTCGGCTTTGGATTCATTAATAAATCATTGCAGAGATGAATTAGATAATTGTGAATTAGATTTAGAAGATGCATCACAAAAAATATTAGAAAGTGAATTACAAGAAGGGGTTGATTCCTCTTTTTCAAATGTTAGAGATCAATTAAAAAAGTCTTTAAAAAAAATTGAAACTGTAATGAATACACTTTCAGTATCTTTGGACTTTCCAAAATTAATAGTTTCTAGCGGACAAATTGATATTAGAGAGGATGTGAATCAGAGAATTAGTAATATTATCAATAATCTTAATAGTATTGATTCTAATATTGATGAAGCAATGGATGGCTGGAGATTGCAAAGGTTACCAAGAATTGATCGAGATATTTTGCGTTTAGCCTACGTGGATATTAATTATCTGAATACACCGATTGCTGTAGCTTGTGATGAGGCTGTTAATTTAGCCAACAAATATAGTGATACGCAAGGAAGAAAATTTATTAATGGAGTATTGAGGAGATTACAAACAGTAAAATTGCCATGATTATTTGATATAAATAAATAATATTTTAAAATTCATACAGTAAATATTATAAATATAAATGACTAATACTAATTCTGATAATTCTAAAGAGTGGGCGGCACAAGCTTATGCACTTTTAAAACAAAAACAAGAAAAACAAAAACAAGAATTACAGAAGGAAGAGGAACAAAAACAACAATTACAGAAGGAAGAGGAACAAAAACAACAATTACAGAAGGAAGAGGAACAAAAACAACAATTACAGAAGGAAGAGGAACAAAAACAAGAATTAATTGATAGTACTAATATAGAAAATCTTCCTAGATCTTTTAATACTTTAAATGAAACAACATTAGGAGAATTTGACGATAATTTTACTTGGTCAGCAATGGTATTAGCTGCTCAAGGAAAAAAAATAAATCAAATTTCTATAGATGAAATAGACTGGCTAACGAAATTAAAAAGAGGATTAGAAGAAACAAGAAAAGGATTTGTTACGGAATTATTGGATAAATTGGGAGATGATCCTCTTACACCTGAATCTCTTGATGACTTAGAGACGCTATTAATAAGGGCAGATGTTGGCATTAATTCAACTGATAAAGTTATAAATTCTCTAAGGAAAAAATTAAATGAAGAAGTAGTCGGAGGAGAAGCAGGAATAAAATTCTTAAAGGAGGAATTAAAATTAATTATCGATAAACCAATAAAAAATTCAGGCGTTGATCTTCTAGTTCCTAAAAAAGGTCATTTAAATGTTTGGTTATTAGTAGGAGTTAATGGTGTTGGCAAAACTACTACATTGGGAAAATTAGCATATTTATCATCAAGAAGTAATTATAAAACCTTGATAGCTGCTGCTGATACTTTTAGAGCTGCCGCAGTAGAACAATTAAAAGTATGGGGAGAGAGAAGTAATGTGGATGTAATATGTAATCAATCCAAAAATGCTGATCCAGCTGCTGTAGTGTTTGATGCAATAAATTGTGCAAAAAAAAGAAATGTTGAATTATTACTAGTTGATACAGCTGGTAGATTGCAAACTAAAAATAATTTGATGGATGAATTAGCAAAAATAAAAAAAATAATAGACAAAAAAGTGCCTGATGCAATTGTTGAATCATTACTAGTTTTAGATGCAAGCCAAGGTCAAAATGGCTTAAAGCAAGCCAAAAGTTTTGCTAAATCAGCTAATCTTAGTGGAGCAATTATTACTAAATTAGATGGCACTTCTAGAGGCGGTGTTTCTTTAGCCGTCTCTGCAGAAGTTAATTTGCCTATAAGATTTATTGGCGCTGGAGAGGGTATAAAAGATTTAAGACCTTTTAATAGTTATGAATTTGTGGAGGCTTTGCTTGCAGATAAATAAATATTTAATTAAATTTTTTTAAAAATTTAAATTTAGTGTTAAAACATATTTATCTATAAAGTTTGTTGTGAAAAATAATCAAAATGAAAAATTATTTTCAAACAAACTTATACAAAAATTCTTAGATAATGAATCTTCAGTAACTTTTGATAATAAATATAAATTTGCTGAACTAGCTCCTTCATTAACTTATTATTTAAAATCTTTTTCCAACATAAATAAATTGCTGGACTATATATCCTTAATTCTTAAACATCTTTTTCCTGAAAAAATAATAT contains the following coding sequences:
- the ftsY gene encoding signal recognition particle-docking protein FtsY, yielding MTNTNSDNSKEWAAQAYALLKQKQEKQKQELQKEEEQKQQLQKEEEQKQQLQKEEEQKQQLQKEEEQKQELIDSTNIENLPRSFNTLNETTLGEFDDNFTWSAMVLAAQGKKINQISIDEIDWLTKLKRGLEETRKGFVTELLDKLGDDPLTPESLDDLETLLIRADVGINSTDKVINSLRKKLNEEVVGGEAGIKFLKEELKLIIDKPIKNSGVDLLVPKKGHLNVWLLVGVNGVGKTTTLGKLAYLSSRSNYKTLIAAADTFRAAAVEQLKVWGERSNVDVICNQSKNADPAAVVFDAINCAKKRNVELLLVDTAGRLQTKNNLMDELAKIKKIIDKKVPDAIVESLLVLDASQGQNGLKQAKSFAKSANLSGAIITKLDGTSRGGVSLAVSAEVNLPIRFIGAGEGIKDLRPFNSYEFVEALLADK
- the nusB gene encoding transcription antitermination factor NusB; this encodes MYSNRSLSRELSLISLGLIKDKGNFKLNNFQIEEIVESALDSLINHCRDELDNCELDLEDASQKILESELQEGVDSSFSNVRDQLKKSLKKIETVMNTLSVSLDFPKLIVSSGQIDIREDVNQRISNIINNLNSIDSNIDEAMDGWRLQRLPRIDRDILRLAYVDINYLNTPIAVACDEAVNLANKYSDTQGRKFINGVLRRLQTVKLP
- the queG gene encoding tRNA epoxyqueuosine(34) reductase QueG, yielding MINTVKDKIEISKKLKEKAISEGFAISGIASIPGSSRLKLRTNALNRWLSNNYHGEMKWMEAERRKNIGSLLEGAKSVLSVGFVYINSLNNKEESFKIGKFGQGEDYHKVIYKKLKNIGKWINQEIPNCKWKICIDTSPLLEKAWAEESGLGWIGKNSNLISKKNGSWLTLGFMILTKDLSPDKPHQSLCGKCDKCIEHCPTKAIVEPFVIQSDLCIAYHTIESREKTIPKKIEKNLNGWVAGCDICQDICPWNRSVPYNNTFETTPKEWIKNLDNKSLNWDDNTWKKNLKGTTLKRIKPWMWRRNIMANLNNR
- a CDS encoding DUF502 domain-containing protein, producing the protein MVESNQNQDTNLGSRLQQDLKNDLIAGLLVVIPLATTIWLSSLVSKFVLTLVTSVPKQLNPFINLNPLLQDLINLALGLTVPLLAILLIGLMARNFVGRWLLEFGEGTLSKIPVAGAVYKTLKQLLETFLSNKSNRFRRVVLVEYPREGLYSVGFVTGDVGPSLQPELEEKLLSIFIPTAPNPTTGWYTLVPESSVKDLDISVEDAFRTIISAGIVNPDEKNNTTNPTFSKLFSQLRASTNPSS